From the genome of Bacteroidia bacterium, one region includes:
- a CDS encoding DUF167 domain-containing protein: MYTIRIKAKPGSRINSFEYLPEGLYSLKIKALPIDGKANEYLISYLAEILGIRKNQVHIKSGHTSKIKTIELEATPEVIKFLEELKSKA, encoded by the coding sequence ATGTATACCATCCGAATTAAGGCAAAGCCGGGTTCCAGGATAAATTCCTTTGAATACCTTCCGGAGGGATTGTATTCATTAAAAATTAAAGCCTTGCCTATTGATGGGAAAGCCAACGAATACCTTATTAGTTATTTGGCAGAAATTCTAGGAATTAGGAAAAATCAGGTACATATTAAATCCGGACATACCTCCAAGATTAAAACCATTGAACTGGAAGCCACCCCGGAAGTGATAAAGTTTTTGGAGGAGCTCAAATCCAAAGCTTAA